Below is a window of Lytechinus variegatus isolate NC3 chromosome 4, Lvar_3.0, whole genome shotgun sequence DNA.
TAAGCATCTGCAAGCAGAATTTTGTCAAGTTGCCTTGGAAACGTCTTAATGttttttctttgcctgtctGTTGCACACCCTTCTTATCCCACTTCCGCCTTTCGACTCTAATGTCAATGTTTTGCTTGCTCATGCTTCAGCTTGCTGGTGAGGACGAGGATTCAGCGTCGGAGGCGAAGTGTGCTGCACCGTCTGAGTCTGAGCCGACCACGTCGCAGGGAGCGGGAGCTGTCAGCAAGAAGAGCAAGGCTACATCCGCCAGCGACATGTCCAGGACGCTGATCGAGTGTCTCAAGTCTAGTGCCAAGGCCACTCAGGACGCAGCTGAAAAGGTAAATACTTGACAAAACTTgcaaaattttgtcatttctgcTACTTACATCCCAATACAAAATGCAAGAATTGTATTTAcaattacatgattttttttcatattctcttCACAGGTGCGTGTAGCCCAGGCTACAGCTGCAGATCCGTTCCAGGCCGAGCGTGACGCCTGGGCGGAGTGGATGACAAGCGCGAACAACCAGGTGCCGGCACACCGGTACAGACAGTTTCAGCTGGAGACTTTCACCACATTCATGAGATTCGTCCCGCTCATGCAGGGGATTCAGCAGCAGCCCCAGCAGCAGCCTCCGAAGCCCCGCCGCAGATCGTACAGCCGGCCGTTCCTCTGGCAGATCCTTATAACCAACAGCCGATGTATCTTCAGCCCGCATCCCTGAAACCACAGCAGCAGCCGCAGCAGTTTATCACCTGTATTACGCCTCCAGTtcggcagcagcagcagcagccgCCACAGCAGCTGTATGAACAGCTCCAGGTACATGTTTCTCTTCCATAGTGATATTTTACagtacatatttaaaaaaaaaatgagtttctGTATGCATATCATAACTTTTAGTTTTCTTTTGCACagcaataatatttttatgcTTTTGCTATGTTTCAGCCTCCCAGGGCAGTGTCTGCACCCCCAGTCACCTCTGCGACATATGACCTCTCATCCTTGCTGGCCTTGCCGTCTCCCCTCAGGCTCCCCGCCAGCAAAGGGTCTAACATCACAGAAGCTGCGTGGCAGATTTCTTCACCCGCCAACATCAGCCTCAACACGCAGTCACCTGCACAGAGGTCAAGAGATAGCAGCCTTTCGCAGTTGCTAGATGCGAACGAACGTGATGTCACAAACGAAGGTCCCGAGGACAACACAGCAGAGCTGCAGCGGGAGAAGAAGGAGCAAGAGTATGAGCAGGAGTAGGAGCAGGACAGGCCGAGTTCTTCACAGTCTGACAGAGACCCACCTCAGTCAAGTAGTCCAAAGTTTTAGTGATCGTACTGACAGTGTGCCTCGGATACTTATAGCGACAGTGTGCCTCGTATACTTACAGTGACAGTTAGCCTCGGTTACTCACAGTGACAGTTATTTTGGCAGCATTGCCAGTCGGGTTATAGTTATCTTGTGATATATATTCTTTCGATGGCAGCGGTCTACAGTGCCAGTTTATGTTTATTGCCATATTTATTGTGTATGTGGTAACATCCAAGGTATGAAAACTAAAGTTCTGTCGTtgtctttattgtttttatctttttaacatCTTAGAGCAATAAACTGAGAACTCAAAAGGTAAAACAAAGTTaatttagaaggaaagaaaatgtcatttagaaGGTTTTATAGAACACACCATAAAAATTGgttaattttaacaaagttgcATAGATCAAAAGTTAAACAGTACTcaagtaaaaattaatatttcgtaAGACTTTAGCTGATATGTAAACAATGGAGATCCTTCctcattatgaaaaaacacatactttttaaaaggtgaaaacaTATTAATGGGCAATCATTTGAAGcctattacaaaattacaaagctAATCATATTGGTTGATACAAgtgtttttctttatgaaaggttagtttttaaaggtgaaagaaaagatacaatgacgattattctttgattaaaaataattcaatcacaATGAATGTGTTGCTGTTGTATTATTTACACAcatctcatcttattcatactggtgtattttaatattgatttattctttcaaacaggtttgatttcttttggcaTTTATTACTAGTGTTCAAATTAAAAAGAGCAAAGGCAATGTTTTAAGATTACCCAATAACAGATTTATTTGCAAACAACATACTGAATAATGGAAAGTATAACACATCAAAAATGCGTTAAGTCCTGAGAAGAATAATGGAATGTCTGTGGCTGCATCCGGTATACTGTAACAATATTAGACACAAGTTACTGCTGGTTTATTGCCACATCTTGCCATGGCACACTCCCGGCAGGACTGCAAAAGTAATTCTTGAGGTATGCGCGCAGTTCTTTGCCTGGTCGGGTCAATCTTGGCCCGTGCCCTGCTGCTTGCACATCTTCGAGCACGGCTTGGTCTCGCCATGCACCCGCGATGATCTGACCCTGCTCATCTTCCCGGTCGAGGTCAGCATTCTGAAGGTTGGGGTAACGAGTCCTCATGAGGTTGTGAAGGGTCATGCAGGCCTTGACGATCTTGGTAACTTTCGACGGTCTCAATCCCAGGGTTGTTAGCAGACATCTGAAGCGATTGGCGAATATACCAAACGCGTTTTCAACCACACGGCGTGCCCTGGAACACCGGTAGTTGTAGATCCGCTCGTCCCGTTTCAGGTGCCGATGAGGGTAAGGCTTCATCATGTATGGCCGTAGGGGGAAGGCGTCGTCTCCGACCATGTAGTAGGGTGTGTCCTGGTCGTCATTTGGTAGGGGATCCGGCTGGGGTAGTCCGATCGTTCCCTCACGCAGACCTGGCTCCAGTCGCGACCGGTTAAAGATGCCGGCGTCGGAATACGACCCTGGTGACCCCACATCCGCCCAGATGAACTTGTAGTCAGAGTTTACCACTGCAAGCATGACGATGGAAAAGAAGCCTTTGTAGTTGTAGTAAAGTGAGCCGCTCTTGGGGGGCTTCTTGATGGCGACATGTTTCCCATCGATCGCGCCACAACAGTGGGGAAAATTCCATCTGTCTCCGAATCCCTCGGCTACCGGGCGCCACTCATCTTCTGTCTGGGGAGTGGCCCACATCTCGTCCTCGTATTCGTCGTAGATGGCCTGACAGACCTCGGGGACGAACAGAGAGATGGTGTTGTGTGGGACACGAAACGCGAACGCCAGATCATGATAGCTGCTTCCGGTCGCCAAGAACCTCAAGGTGATCGCCAGCTTCAGCCCAGGATCCAAGGGGGTTCGATGCCTGCAACAGAagagggtgaaatatgaataaaatcaaactagaataaATATGGATGGAAGACATTTCAGCACAATTTGACAGTAGGTTCATAAAGTGTAAACTTACGTTGTGGTCTTGGCAATGCGGGGGCCAACTCGGTCAAGCAACTCATAGAACATCTGTGGCTCCATGCGGAGGTAGGATTTGAAGTCGGCAGCGTGCTCGGCCTCGAGTTCCCTCATGAGCGTCTCATACTGGCCGAAACGAGGTCTGCGTAGGATCCACTCGCGCACCCACCAACGTCTTATTCTTCTGCCGGCCCTCTGTCGCTCCCTCTCGGCTTCTTCGAGCAGTGCTGCCAGGACCAAGTTGTACTGGAACCTCGCCTGAGCTAGCTCGTGTTCTAACAACGCCATTCGTAGTCTTCTCGGTGCAGCCATAGTGATGAACTGACCATTCCAGGTAGGGTGGACATATATATACAGGTATGGAATAGCTGACCATCGGCCCCCCAAGTCCGAGGTACACCGGCCGAACATCGGCCGGGCAGTGTTCGAAGCCCGTTAACAACCCGGCCGGTGATCGCACGGTGTCCTTTAACCTGCTCGGGTACCGGCCGTATACCCCCCGATGTCCGGCCGACCATCGGCCGGACATCGGCCGGTAGTTGCTGCCACATCGGCCGAAAAAAATCTCCACTTTTGAGACAGACTCCGGACGGTCATCGGCCGGTGTTTGGTCGGTCGCCTGTAGATTTCCGGACGGAGCCCGGTCACGTCACCGAGCTATGCCACCGATGAGGGGAGCTCGGCGACACCTCAAAAATCCACCGAGCTCCACCGATGCCGGACACCGGCCGGGCTATGTGACCTAGGCATaaaggccggggtattttgagaGTTCATAgagagatctcggccgtcgaccgcgcgatcgcgccgaaaattggcacgcaggttgtctgggatgtaatctacaaaactgtatagtaatttatttcttGCGAATAGTTATTAAGTAACTATGCTAAtatatgcgtaattagtatgcgaaatcatactttttcctctaacccgtaaataaagctccaaatgttctaatttttggcatagaaactctctgtggtgttcttagcaagtgtatacatgaaaaaaattgcgatatcaaatcaatttattatgtattatattggggtttttttttcaatttcttatgtatttatttgttttaggaccctttgtttttcattgttttttcaatgaaattcgttggggactcttctaagatcataaacagcataacatacatttagaccagcaaaacgaaaaattatgatacatttatgatttttggttgaaaacacaatttacattgactttgtacacgaaatcacgtttttgagcaattttttgtctgacatgcacttacatatcgttgcgtaatttcggaattTTGCGCGCCCAAAATATCGCGCGACTCGTTAAatgggggcctcggaggcccccggCCTTGATAGGGTTAAAATGTGATGAACGCAATTAAAACTCATCTTGGAAACATCAGTCAAGTACAATGACCGTAGAAACAGTAGTACAATGAAAGTGAAGCTATATTCGTGATTTATCTTTGTTAAGCATGGTGAACACTTTTTttaaggaaaggaaggaaattCCACAATAGTGAACATCATTTTAGCACTTACCCCTAGAATCCTGCGTAGTGTGCCTTGCAGTTGTTTCATCTGTAAAAAAACAGAGCAAAGCAACTCAAAGGTTGGTCACATACTGTATATTGATAACAGATGTTCTTGAGTGACTCGTGAACAAACTAGGATTTGTTCCCCCTTTCTATGCAATCAAAagtgataaaatgaatacatttacagataattattttatgacaactCTTTCTCACATAGTCTTTTATAATTTGTTGTCGCTGGAATCATGATGTAGTGGTTTGGACTATAACCTCTTAATAGGAACGTAACATTGCCATTCGAAATCTACTCAAGATCTTAAGAAATGTATCTACAGTggttgcactcgacccaggagACGTTAATGAGTTACCTAGTATAtagtatatatacttttttcaaTTATTAAGCGCTTATTGGCGATTCAACTATAGCTTGCACAATATTGGATTTAATCTGTTAACAATTACACAAACGTGTTAGAACAGTAGGTTTAGCCCGTGTGGTAGACGACTATTTGAGAACCAACCACGAATACATCAAATAAATGTAAACTATTGGCTCCTTTTGAAGAAACACCCAACATAACTTTTTCCTTCTTGGCACTTctgtagaagaaaaaaaaacattttttgcaaTCTATGATTTAATTGTTTCCATTCAATGACGCTGATATAAAAACATTGCCCAAGGGTACGGTCTGAAAGTTTcattgtacactgtaaaaactctggtgttgaaactgacaccagttggtgtttaatagaggaccacaccctgaggtgttataATTACACCCCAgatattgaacataacaccaaagagtgtaagaACCAAATGTGGTGTAGTAGTACCTATAAGTGTtaaacactggtgtaaaataactggtgtgatCCTCTATGTACAACGGttgacaccacagtttttgctgtgtaatgaCGAGGGGTGTTTCACGTACACGGAATaaattgaagtaaaactttGAATCGCACTTATATGCCTAGTTACGTGCGTTGTAAAAGGCAAGTcggcattggtcagatcatgccaagaggacgcgcacaaCTGCGTAATTAATGCTCGTTTCATACCATTTATGCGTCACCATTTGAATACGACTCTTAGTCATACTTAAATCGTTGTGACcccaatccccccccaaaaaaaaaaaaaaataatgataataataatgataatgaaataaaataaactagaactttaattcgtcatgaggacgaattaggtgatctgtctctgagtTTCATGATCACGAATACAATCACCATGTTTATTAAAGATCAATACTATGCTCATATTGAAAACGAAACTTTTATTACGAAAAAAACATGTGTAATACTCttaaaaagagggaaatgagcatatatgtgaaatacatgtaggtgtaggcaatacacattgtacatgttataggcTTATTAAAAACGATTTTGATCTACTTTattgtgcgatatttgaacTTGTATACCTTGTAATGGTGATTACAAAATGGTGAGaacaaaattggaaaaaaaaaatttgcccaCTTTTTGGTTCGAACCGTGGACCCTAAGGACGCAAGTCTGATGCCTACCCCTTGAGCTACACACTTCCCATAGACTTAACACATAAGCAAAACGAGAGGATctgaaatccaattttgcaagtgaaatacgggcatgatcctgGCATCTGATCGGAAAACGAAAACCACATTTGCGAtagcttacaatctcagctacaacatactcaaaGCTAAGAGAAAACCAACGaatagaaatggagatatggctcgcgaaatagaggaatgtaaaatccagttttgataaaaagtcatttcccatagagattgcacacaaaatgagcgaaaatgacatgcctctataacttgccatatttcaggatgatccattcctttaaaagtgaaTTAAGCCATCAAATTAGAAAGAGTAtgtcctcagctacaacatattgaaaactgaaCGAAAATTGACTGATATTAACAGagttagagtcaaatttgcataattatgatgacgtcataagtagcaaaatgggaattttgagttctgacgccattttgatgacgtcatgataaaatttcgggtcaaatgtgACAAGAGatcacatctcccatccatactctattcgaatatgaatATTTAAGAGATATAATGAAgtttgtataggcatgtttttgcacatatattgtctatggttagtgcgcgcgcgcgcgtgctgtaaactttgatggaggctaattcctttattacttgtcgtagaaggttgatcaaggtatcaaattgttcagaattatattatcggtgcattgatatgaaaaaaatggcgaTCCTATGTTTTATAGTGCCGTTACGCGCGGGAACGCGCGCGTAAGCGTgagcgcgcgcaaatttttgaaatgcttaaaatgacctaatTCGTACTctgttttggtcaaaaagtgattttgggcattttaaaattttgacgcgcgcgtacgcgcacgtcgtgacctttacatgacctttgatgacatgggcgattgacccttgacctgaagttaatgtgatgtaaatattgttaattttcgatcattgataatgaagatatgattgataatgtgattttacaaaatggcgtctagatgacgtcatgatgaccttttgaccttgaacttgctttatacacatcacatgataagtccccatatctgatgatattttgaagataattgataaTGTAGATTTTGAGATTTAGTACTAACAAGAAAAGggcggaaaaataaaaataaataaagaaataaagaaaattcgtacgaaattaatagttgatctgtcgattgacagatcacctaataaatCAGAATTAGTACCTGGCTCACCACAGGAAGCTCTTAATTCTGCTGCGAAACCCTGATACGCAAATAAAGAATCACTTATAAAGTGGATGTGCATAAATCTCGACGGTTCATAGGTTTGGATGAAAGGCTCCAGAAAACCCGTAAAGCTGTCAAGTATCGTTTCGGTGCTGTCAGCTTCGGATCTGCAGGCTATGTAAAGATTGTCAAAAGTGTCCTCGGTGTAAAAGCTGATAAAACTGATAACCAGGGAGCAGTTTTCGGCCATGTTTATACTCCATTCTATTCTGGCTCTTGGTGGGTATTCTCCAGGGTAGTTAGGCGTAGATATGTGCAGATGGTCCCCATCATCAAGAGTGAAATTGCCTCCTGTGAGATTAACACACGATTGAATTATTGAAGTCATGAACTAAATGTGAAAGAGTTTACCTTAGATTTATCAGAAAATATTAGAAAACTGCTCTTGGAAAATAACCTATTTCTAAAGTCATAGgcctatacaaaaaaaaactattttaaaaTGGGGGTAAGATCATTGTGTACTTTTTTCACTTCTCACTTACAGTCTCTTTCACACGGTTATACCATAATGTTACCAGCCCCATGGTATAACCCTACCCTAtttatggttattattattgcttataATTACTACTTCAATCATTattgatgttattattattattattattattaccattatcattattactatgtTCAATGCCGGGTGCGTCGTGGTTTAGTGGTTCTGACTATCGCcttttaaacagagggtcgtaggttcgaatcatagccacggcgtgtttttcttcaccaagaaatttatccacacagtgctgcactcgacccaggtgaagtaaatgggtaccggcaggaagtaattcctcaaaaagctgtgcgcaccagaatcggtagactagcttagccggggtaatataggggCGCCTTGTGCACCTAGCAAGGTAGAtacatgcgctatacaaatcctatatcatTTATTAATGCAGACAATCTGATTTTATAGATTTGGTTTCCgatcaataaaaatcaataaaatgatcaTACCTGTAGAGTACACATTCCCACTTACAGCCCACGGAACTGGAGTAGTCACATCTGTCAGTAAacattgaaagagaaaatacacAATCAAAACTGAAGGGAGGATATTACGTAGATATCACAcattcttaaaacaaatcagtcaaattgactagaccagtagtcagctgggtgcaactgatatggcaatcctTGATTGTCACATTTCTCTTTTCTattaaaatacgactagaaaatagtcaattaTGTCTAGATTAACAGTTGCACTCAGCTGCCCGTATTAATtggtcatttttgactgatttattATTAGAGTGCATGATGTGAAGATTTGATAAGTCCACTATTCACTACATCTTCGTTCTCATTgtaaaatgtcaacatttttgcaATTTGAGTTCTCTACTTGTAGTCATTTACgggtttaaaaatatcaaagtatATTGAGAGAATAGTTTTTATTCTCGAGTTTCTTCTGGGTAGATTTTCTCGGGGCATGGTCTCTGTCTTGATAAGAACacaacaccccctccccccctcacCGTGATAAAATGTTGCTCAGGAAATGTTGTCGGTCTTGTGTACATACATATACCCGACTATTCCAGACTTAATCATGTCAGGAGATATCTGGTGTTTCTCAATGAGCGTCACCATATGGATGTAGAAAGTCCCTGTATACTTGCTGCAGGAAGTGCAGGTCAAATACTTATGGCTCCAATTTTAGACATCGTCAACGGAGTTTTACATATCAATGCTACTGATTTTGTtttcgtaaaaaaaatgtttaacaatGTAATCTCTCAAGCGGTTAAATAAGGTGAACAAATTGCAGTATccaccaaatattttgtttccattaagtataacaaaatacatttattgcAGTGTACATTGCATAAGAAGTATGACATGAAGTGAAAGAGGGAGGGAAACCCAATATTTAAATACCCTGTCTGAGAACTGATGTGGTGCTTGTTGCCGtcgttgctgttgttgttgttgttgttgttggttcTTCGTGGATTTGCGTCACGGCTTCTGCTTTATCAAAAGGCACAAACATATAATTGTTTGTTCAAACTTGTCTTATAAATAAAGGAAGTGATCAATAAACAAGTCTCTCTTCACAACTTTTAATCATTTCACGTTGATAAAAAAGAGATGGAAATTGAATAACTTATGAAAGGTCTGTTTCAGACAAATAAATCAGTGATATTtgaaatcaaacatacaatatctttcgcatcataccgagtacccatttagcacctgggtcgagagtggcaaagtgtggattgacgccttgccgaaggacgctagaccgtagtgggattcgaacacacgaccctctgattacaaggcgagagtcagaaccactacaccacggttCTTCCACGGAAATTCCATGGAACTTCCTCCCTTCTTCACTTCGTGAAATTGGCTACATTGAACTTTTCAAGTCGTCCCTGATAACTCACTTATTTCAGCAGATGTGTAGTAGTTAGCTTTAATCATGTTATTTAGATGAGCCTGCGCCTACAAAATGTGGCGCAATATACATGCTGTggttcatcatcatcgtcgtctaCATGTTTAAACTAATTCTTCCCATGTAATGATCCAGATTCCGAATGCCATAGCATTTTCCCGTCAATCTGAAACCTCATCCACATCATTTGATCACAACATTCTCCTGGTCATGATATTATTGGTCTAATGGCGTGGACAAGAAGGTATTTTCCAATAAGCATAATGATATGGATCTGTATATAAAGCGTctggaaaaaatatttgtgtgaTCTAATGCGAGCATCAAAAAGGCGCCATTTGTGCCAATGATTACGCACAGCCCTAAGCACACTTTTACCACTAAAGTGATCAGGGATCCGTTTCAAGAAACTTGCCAGCACTGACAAC
It encodes the following:
- the LOC121414244 gene encoding putative nuclease HARBI1 → MFGRCTSDLGGRWSAIPYLYIYVHPTWNGQFITMAAPRRLRMALLEHELAQARFQYNLVLAALLEEAERERQRAGRRIRRWWVREWILRRPRFGQYETLMRELEAEHAADFKSYLRMEPQMFYELLDRVGPRIAKTTTHRTPLDPGLKLAITLRFLATGSSYHDLAFAFRVPHNTISLFVPEVCQAIYDEYEDEMWATPQTEDEWRPVAEGFGDRWNFPHCCGAIDGKHVAIKKPPKSGSLYYNYKGFFSIVMLAVVNSDYKFIWADVGSPGSYSDAGIFNRSRLEPGLREGTIGLPQPDPLPNDDQDTPYYMVGDDAFPLRPYMMKPYPHRHLKRDERIYNYRCSRARRVVENAFGIFANRFRCLLTTLGLRPSKVTKIVKACMTLHNLMRTRYPNLQNADLDREDEQGQIIAGAWRDQAVLEDVQAAGHGPRLTRPGKELRAYLKNYFCSPAGSVPWQDVAINQQ